From the Cohaesibacter sp. ES.047 genome, one window contains:
- a CDS encoding TetR/AcrR family transcriptional regulator: MPSPAKPARERIIDAANRLFYREGIRAVSVDAVAEKAGVTKKTLYYHFKSKDDLITAYLTARDQPNLAQFEAWFDAAEGNVADKVEAIFIALAKSSRHPKWRGCGFLRTAAELANMPGHPAMTVGAAHKKKFEAWLTERLVEAHVPQPEATARQIVLLLDGAFSIMLVHRDPAYVEEAGRAARALLSGAQSGHSPTIS, translated from the coding sequence ATGCCTTCACCTGCAAAGCCTGCCCGGGAACGGATCATCGATGCGGCCAACCGGCTCTTCTATCGCGAGGGGATCCGCGCGGTGAGTGTTGATGCGGTGGCGGAAAAAGCCGGCGTTACCAAGAAGACGCTCTATTACCATTTCAAGAGCAAGGATGACCTCATCACGGCCTATCTTACCGCGCGGGATCAGCCAAATCTCGCGCAGTTCGAAGCATGGTTCGATGCAGCCGAAGGCAATGTGGCGGATAAGGTTGAGGCGATTTTCATCGCGCTGGCAAAGTCATCTCGCCACCCCAAATGGAGAGGTTGCGGTTTTCTGCGCACAGCAGCCGAGCTTGCCAACATGCCCGGCCATCCGGCCATGACGGTGGGTGCCGCACACAAGAAGAAATTTGAGGCTTGGCTTACGGAGAGGCTTGTCGAGGCTCACGTCCCGCAGCCGGAAGCCACAGCCCGCCAGATTGTTCTCCTGCTCGACGGAGCCTTCTCCATCATGCTGGTGCATCGCGATCCGGCCTATGTCGAAGAAGCAGGGCGCGCTGCCCGGGCGCTCCTATCGGGTGCACAATCCGGTCACTCACCAACGATCTCCTGA
- a CDS encoding crotonase/enoyl-CoA hydratase family protein has product MQSNDIVRFEQQDRIAVLTLNRPEKLNAINYAMNDRLLALLDKIEGDESIGAIVLTGAGERAFSAGGDIPQFSHSIRRGTDEAVRDFCRRGQAMTARIEAFPKPVIAAVNGIAYGGGCEITEAAHLAVASDQAVFAKPEINIGIPPTFGGTQRLPRLAGRKRALELLLTGESFGPHRAQELGLVNRVVPHADLLPAAFDLANQILRHSPLTASRILSAVTRGINTTIDEGLLIEREQFARMCTTQDVLEGLEAWIERRTPLYTGQ; this is encoded by the coding sequence ATGCAAAGCAACGACATTGTCAGATTTGAACAGCAGGACCGAATTGCCGTCCTGACACTCAATCGCCCTGAAAAGCTCAATGCCATCAATTACGCCATGAATGATCGCCTGCTTGCCCTTCTCGACAAGATCGAAGGTGACGAGTCTATCGGCGCAATTGTCTTGACGGGGGCGGGCGAGCGAGCTTTCTCGGCTGGCGGAGACATTCCTCAGTTCAGCCATAGCATCCGGCGCGGCACCGATGAAGCGGTGCGAGACTTCTGTCGTCGCGGTCAGGCGATGACAGCGCGGATCGAAGCCTTCCCCAAACCGGTGATCGCCGCCGTCAACGGCATTGCCTACGGGGGAGGGTGCGAGATCACGGAAGCGGCCCATCTTGCCGTTGCATCAGATCAGGCAGTCTTTGCCAAACCGGAGATCAATATCGGCATTCCGCCGACATTTGGCGGGACGCAGCGTCTGCCGCGCCTTGCAGGGCGCAAACGAGCGCTTGAGCTGTTGTTGACCGGCGAGAGTTTTGGTCCGCATCGCGCTCAGGAACTGGGGCTGGTGAACAGAGTGGTGCCGCATGCGGATCTTTTGCCTGCAGCATTTGATCTTGCCAACCAGATCCTGCGCCATTCTCCGCTCACGGCGTCGCGCATTCTTTCCGCCGTGACCCGGGGCATCAACACGACAATCGATGAAGGCCTGCTGATAGAGCGAGAACAATTTGCCCGCATGTGCACCACGCAGGATGTGCTTGAGGGGCTTGAGGCGTGGATCGAGCGGCGAACACCCCTGTATACCGGACAGTAA
- a CDS encoding bifunctional diguanylate cyclase/phosphodiesterase, with translation MARAKPITTQKLKSWFLAGDKDLAMLRAQLTVLSGQLPLMYGILLISSWVLASTHMSIAPDWLTLYPPAIATVIAVLRSIDWLRLDPASLSKQQALTRVRGVIKLSVIISIAFTSWSLMLFKYGHALDKVHVSFYMAVTVISCIFCLGSLPLAALIVTLVVNGTFVCFFLFSDTTFFQAAAVNVTLVCIGMMFVMRQSYCHFCHMVEEQARSKQLIEVNERLANRDSLTDLPNRRAFYNALERQCMEACQSEKTIAAGAIDLDGFKPINDMYGHMVGDLLLKQVGQRLQTLADHIPGVAFFRVGGDEFSLIVSDSGSNEDCRLIGEQICEVMHRPFDVDDSEVSISATVGIAQFDPEKDSFQDVMEKADFALYRGKRTERGTCTIFSEHLHCEQRRVVQVQHALKSGALPDEIAPVFQPIVDIVHDRIIAVEALARWNCASLGNVAPSEFIPIAETSGCVADITKIMLEKSLAAARDWPSALQLSINLSAMDVSNEELLMWIYQRIASSDIAPTRINLEVTETALGAESSKVEQHLRLFRHLGCGVSLDDFGVGHSSLSRLHHLPLTKIKIDKSFVTDLHREARNFKIVKSLLTLARDIELDCIVEGVETEQELTLLRELQVKMVQGYYYSKPVTQEHLIELLSQNDDLSAEGIRQSA, from the coding sequence ATGGCTAGAGCCAAGCCAATCACCACCCAGAAACTCAAGAGTTGGTTTCTTGCCGGAGACAAGGATCTGGCCATGTTGCGCGCGCAATTGACCGTCCTGTCCGGTCAGTTGCCTTTGATGTATGGCATCCTCTTGATCAGCAGCTGGGTGCTTGCCAGCACCCATATGTCCATTGCGCCGGACTGGTTGACCCTTTACCCCCCCGCCATCGCCACGGTTATCGCTGTCTTGCGCAGCATTGACTGGTTGCGTCTGGACCCTGCTTCCCTCTCTAAGCAACAGGCTCTTACGCGCGTGCGAGGGGTGATCAAGTTGTCTGTCATCATCTCCATCGCCTTTACGTCCTGGTCCTTGATGCTATTTAAGTATGGGCATGCTCTGGACAAGGTCCACGTCTCTTTCTATATGGCCGTGACGGTCATATCCTGCATCTTCTGTCTGGGGTCTCTGCCACTGGCCGCCCTGATTGTTACCCTTGTGGTGAATGGCACCTTCGTGTGTTTCTTCCTGTTCTCAGACACGACCTTCTTTCAGGCTGCCGCGGTCAATGTGACGCTGGTTTGCATCGGCATGATGTTCGTAATGCGCCAGAGCTACTGTCATTTCTGCCACATGGTCGAAGAGCAGGCCCGCTCCAAACAGTTGATTGAGGTCAACGAACGTTTAGCCAACCGGGACAGCCTGACCGATCTCCCCAATCGTCGGGCCTTCTATAATGCCCTTGAGCGCCAGTGCATGGAGGCCTGCCAGAGTGAAAAAACCATAGCAGCAGGAGCCATCGATCTGGACGGTTTCAAGCCGATCAATGACATGTATGGCCACATGGTTGGCGACTTGTTGCTCAAGCAGGTCGGGCAGCGGCTTCAGACACTGGCGGATCATATCCCCGGCGTGGCTTTTTTTCGTGTGGGTGGGGATGAGTTCTCGCTCATTGTCAGCGACTCTGGTTCCAACGAGGATTGCCGCCTGATCGGTGAGCAGATCTGCGAGGTCATGCATCGCCCGTTCGATGTGGATGACAGCGAAGTCTCCATTTCCGCAACAGTCGGGATTGCCCAATTCGATCCAGAAAAGGACAGTTTTCAGGATGTCATGGAGAAAGCGGATTTCGCCCTGTATCGGGGCAAGCGAACCGAGCGCGGCACATGCACCATCTTCTCCGAACATCTGCATTGCGAACAGCGACGTGTGGTTCAGGTTCAGCACGCGCTAAAATCAGGGGCGCTCCCAGACGAGATTGCGCCAGTCTTCCAGCCCATTGTCGATATCGTCCATGATCGGATCATTGCAGTTGAGGCGCTTGCCCGTTGGAACTGTGCCTCTCTGGGCAACGTTGCGCCATCCGAGTTCATTCCCATTGCCGAGACCTCAGGCTGCGTTGCCGATATCACCAAAATCATGTTGGAAAAGAGCCTTGCCGCAGCAAGAGACTGGCCTAGCGCCTTGCAGCTATCGATCAACCTGTCGGCCATGGACGTCTCGAATGAAGAGCTGCTGATGTGGATATATCAGCGGATCGCCAGCAGCGACATTGCGCCCACGCGCATCAATCTGGAAGTGACCGAGACCGCCCTTGGTGCGGAATCGTCCAAGGTCGAGCAACATTTGCGCCTCTTCCGGCATCTTGGATGCGGCGTCTCTCTGGATGATTTCGGGGTTGGCCATTCCTCGTTATCACGCCTGCATCATCTGCCGCTGACCAAGATCAAGATCGACAAGAGCTTCGTGACCGATCTTCATCGCGAGGCGCGCAATTTCAAGATCGTCAAGTCGCTGCTCACCCTTGCCAGAGACATTGAACTGGATTGCATCGTTGAAGGAGTGGAGACCGAGCAGGAACTGACGCTCTTGCGCGAATTACAGGTCAAAATGGTTCAAGGCTATTACTATTCCAAACCCGTGACTCAGGAGCACCTGATTGAGCTTCTGTCACAAAACGACGATCTCTCCGCCGAAGGTATCCGTCAGAGCGCCTGA
- a CDS encoding FtsX-like permease family protein — protein sequence MQFFIRQCVATSRATLLSLPRRLAISLSMVGSIMLVVCVLCGFLAMAQGFERALKSAGSSQIAIILGGGTNSEANSDLSSDTVRKIMALSGDIGVLRDKAGIPILSREIIAPVQYRADGATTAGDMLALRGMDPSGPSLRDGVSLSAGRLLTPGSREIMVGDQLAATYPVFAVGNKVQLGPVTWTVVGHISAHGSVFESEIWGDLDAVRAAFDRPGAIQSLRMRLEAPQDQALSKLQTAVSGLSPSPLTIVTEAALYADQAAGTTRLIRLFGWPVALLMAIGASAGALNTMMSSLADRTVEIATFRALGFNRISDFLAAWLEAMLLAILGVALGLGASWIVFNGWQASTLGANNAQMAFQLVVSDEVIIKAGLVGLLIGAIGGALPALAAARLPITAALRARG from the coding sequence ATGCAGTTTTTTATCAGACAATGTGTGGCGACGAGCCGCGCCACCCTTCTCAGCCTGCCGCGACGTCTTGCGATTTCCCTCTCGATGGTCGGATCCATCATGCTGGTCGTTTGTGTCCTGTGCGGATTTCTGGCCATGGCGCAAGGCTTTGAGCGCGCGCTCAAGAGCGCGGGATCGAGCCAGATTGCAATCATTCTTGGTGGCGGCACCAATAGCGAGGCCAATTCAGACCTTTCGTCCGATACAGTGCGCAAAATCATGGCGCTATCGGGCGACATAGGCGTGCTCCGCGACAAGGCGGGCATCCCGATTCTGTCGCGAGAAATCATTGCGCCTGTGCAGTATCGCGCGGACGGGGCAACGACAGCAGGCGACATGCTGGCCCTGCGCGGCATGGACCCATCTGGCCCCTCCCTTCGCGATGGCGTCAGCCTTTCAGCAGGGCGTCTACTCACCCCCGGCAGCCGCGAAATCATGGTCGGCGATCAACTGGCCGCCACCTATCCGGTCTTCGCCGTTGGCAACAAGGTGCAGCTGGGTCCGGTGACATGGACCGTTGTCGGGCACATATCCGCGCATGGCAGCGTCTTTGAATCCGAAATCTGGGGTGATCTCGACGCCGTCCGTGCAGCGTTCGACAGGCCCGGTGCTATACAAAGCCTTCGAATGCGGCTGGAAGCTCCGCAAGATCAGGCCCTTTCCAAACTGCAGACAGCGGTGTCCGGCCTCTCCCCAAGTCCCCTGACGATTGTTACAGAAGCAGCGCTTTATGCCGATCAGGCCGCCGGGACAACCCGCCTGATCCGCCTGTTTGGCTGGCCTGTTGCGTTGCTGATGGCCATCGGTGCCTCGGCAGGAGCGCTCAACACCATGATGAGTTCGCTTGCCGACCGAACAGTTGAAATCGCCACCTTTCGTGCGCTCGGTTTCAACCGCATCTCTGACTTTCTGGCCGCATGGCTTGAAGCGATGCTACTGGCAATCCTCGGCGTTGCACTGGGGCTCGGAGCTTCTTGGATTGTCTTCAACGGTTGGCAAGCCAGCACCCTTGGGGCCAACAATGCCCAAATGGCATTTCAGTTGGTGGTCAGTGATGAGGTGATCATCAAGGCGGGACTGGTCGGCCTTTTGATCGGAGCCATTGGTGGCGCCCTGCCCGCGCTAGCCGCCGCGCGTTTGCCAATCACCGCAGCGCTCAGGGCAAGAGGATAG
- a CDS encoding ABC transporter permease — MSFFSLARKSALRNPVRSLLLILSVGMAFLIHGVTASFINGTQGTEAASDTLLGVMSATGGALPMAYLPRIEALGGVAAVSPVMRLRGSIGDARNVIAVSAGDPARLMEVNGKEMGLTPALGGALQSGRDKVLVGRALATAQNWTVGDRLTLKAFHVKHGGVDPDWHFEIAGVFDGASPSTDTYFMIAQYDYINLGRERGADTASTFALKPAANVPPQKLAAHIDALFANSAAPTRTMSEKQFLSAFLSQYADVKQVVTLVVGASFITLLMIVTNTMIFALRERRFEIGVLKVLGLRSWHILLMVLAEALLVFVVGGLIGLGLAKVTSLVAPLELGLVLGLSTALQSALFIVLLGLIAGLLPALSAMRTPILSAFKTR; from the coding sequence ATGAGTTTTTTCAGCCTTGCGCGCAAAAGTGCCCTGCGCAACCCCGTCCGTAGCCTGTTGCTGATCCTGTCAGTGGGCATGGCCTTTCTGATCCATGGCGTCACGGCCAGTTTCATCAACGGCACCCAAGGCACAGAGGCGGCCAGTGATACGCTTCTGGGGGTGATGAGCGCCACCGGCGGCGCATTGCCCATGGCCTATTTGCCCCGCATTGAAGCACTGGGTGGCGTGGCTGCGGTCAGCCCCGTCATGCGACTGCGTGGCAGCATCGGTGATGCCCGCAATGTCATTGCCGTCTCCGCAGGGGATCCGGCGCGGCTGATGGAAGTGAATGGCAAGGAGATGGGCCTCACGCCCGCTTTAGGCGGGGCGCTTCAATCCGGACGCGACAAAGTGCTTGTCGGGCGGGCGCTGGCAACAGCACAAAACTGGACAGTTGGTGACCGTCTGACCTTGAAGGCCTTCCATGTCAAACATGGCGGCGTAGATCCTGACTGGCATTTTGAGATTGCCGGTGTTTTTGACGGTGCCAGTCCCAGCACAGACACCTATTTCATGATTGCCCAATATGATTATATCAATCTGGGCAGGGAGCGCGGGGCAGACACGGCATCGACCTTTGCTCTCAAACCGGCAGCCAATGTCCCCCCGCAAAAGCTGGCAGCCCACATTGACGCGCTATTCGCCAATTCTGCCGCACCGACCCGGACCATGTCGGAAAAGCAGTTTCTGAGCGCCTTTCTCAGCCAATATGCCGATGTCAAACAGGTGGTCACGCTGGTGGTTGGCGCCTCGTTCATCACGCTGTTGATGATCGTCACCAACACCATGATTTTCGCCTTGCGCGAGCGTCGCTTCGAGATCGGCGTGCTGAAAGTGCTCGGCCTTCGCTCTTGGCATATTCTACTCATGGTGCTTGCCGAGGCTCTATTGGTCTTTGTTGTCGGCGGTCTCATAGGCCTTGGGCTTGCGAAAGTGACGAGCCTTGTCGCTCCTTTAGAGCTGGGGCTCGTGCTTGGACTGTCCACCGCTCTTCAATCCGCGCTCTTCATTGTCCTGCTCGGTCTGATTGCTGGCCTATTGCCAGCCTTGTCAGCCATGCGCACGCCGATCCTGTCCGCTTTTAAAACGAGGTAA
- a CDS encoding ABC transporter ATP-binding protein, which produces MTGHSNSDPFIALRKVTKGYRTGKEQLTIFDKMDLTIERGEFVAVMGPSGSGKSTLLNLLAGIDRPDEGQIHINGQRLDHMGEAARSGWRAHQLGIVFQFYNLLPMLNAAENVELPLLLKPLSARARRDRVEKVLDLVGLGGRGRQNPASMSGGQQQRVGIARAIVSDPALLLCDEPTGDLDRKSADDVLAMLGFLNRELGKTIVMVTHDGEAAAKAGRTLHLDKGVFIEQMEMAS; this is translated from the coding sequence ATGACTGGACACAGCAATTCAGACCCGTTTATCGCCCTTCGCAAGGTCACCAAAGGCTACCGGACGGGCAAGGAACAGCTAACCATCTTTGACAAGATGGATCTGACCATCGAACGCGGCGAGTTTGTCGCTGTGATGGGACCATCCGGCTCGGGCAAATCGACCCTTCTTAACCTGCTCGCCGGAATAGACCGCCCCGATGAAGGCCAGATCCACATCAATGGACAACGGCTCGACCATATGGGGGAAGCGGCGCGCTCCGGCTGGCGCGCGCATCAACTCGGCATCGTCTTTCAGTTTTATAATCTTCTGCCAATGCTCAATGCGGCGGAAAATGTTGAATTGCCCTTGCTTTTGAAACCGTTGTCAGCGCGAGCAAGACGGGATCGCGTGGAAAAAGTGCTCGACCTTGTCGGCCTTGGCGGTCGGGGGCGGCAAAATCCTGCCTCCATGTCCGGCGGCCAACAGCAGCGTGTCGGCATCGCCCGCGCCATCGTCAGTGATCCGGCGCTGCTGTTGTGCGATGAGCCGACCGGTGATCTTGATCGGAAATCAGCCGACGACGTGTTGGCGATGTTGGGGTTCCTCAACCGGGAGCTGGGCAAGACCATCGTTATGGTCACCCATGATGGGGAGGCCGCGGCCAAGGCTGGCCGCACGCTGCATCTCGACAAAGGCGTCTTTATCGAACAGATGGAGATGGCGTCATGA
- a CDS encoding efflux RND transporter periplasmic adaptor subunit, giving the protein MNMITEQERKIAQTLRALSDNDPVDPPTNRTPSSARHAFFSKKTLLLTAGAFLTIASVALFKPDLPAAFYEMLGAPIENPLTQTALQTTPSSMQASKDNALQSMPPAAIPAQVTGSGYVIAPDKVTLFAQYAGQITAVSVKPGDTVTIGQALITLDDLDLRLAVQQATASRKAATLALEAARIASSDKDATFKRAIGLNERGFVSDTDLQRARVAALEAANMVEQARVAADKSALDLREAEAKLADLTIRAPISGTVLQVTARKGDRVPDFSDAIRSGGLVTIARFDQLVIDADVAEKAVGGLVSGQVGEATLDAFADKPFAVAVQRIAPEVNSAKGTVSLRLVPKDPPAGIRPGMAARIRITLTKPDPSPNQQQGTQQP; this is encoded by the coding sequence ATGAACATGATCACCGAACAGGAGCGCAAAATTGCCCAGACGCTGCGCGCTCTCTCAGACAATGACCCCGTCGATCCGCCGACGAACAGAACGCCATCCTCGGCGAGGCACGCATTCTTCAGCAAAAAAACGCTTTTGCTGACGGCTGGCGCATTCCTCACCATAGCATCGGTCGCTTTATTTAAGCCCGATCTGCCCGCTGCCTTTTACGAAATGCTGGGCGCGCCTATTGAGAACCCACTCACCCAAACGGCGCTGCAAACCACGCCTTCATCAATGCAGGCGAGCAAGGACAACGCCCTCCAGTCCATGCCTCCGGCGGCAATCCCGGCACAGGTGACCGGCTCGGGCTATGTGATTGCGCCCGACAAAGTGACGCTCTTCGCCCAATATGCGGGGCAGATTACAGCGGTCTCCGTCAAACCGGGCGATACGGTCACCATTGGCCAAGCGCTCATCACCCTTGACGATCTCGATCTCCGCCTTGCTGTGCAACAAGCCACAGCTTCAAGAAAGGCTGCCACACTCGCCCTTGAAGCGGCCCGCATCGCGTCTTCTGACAAGGACGCCACCTTCAAACGCGCCATTGGGCTGAACGAACGCGGGTTCGTCTCGGACACAGATCTTCAACGAGCGAGAGTTGCGGCCCTTGAGGCGGCAAACATGGTGGAGCAGGCCCGCGTTGCTGCGGACAAGAGCGCGCTTGACCTGAGGGAAGCTGAGGCAAAGCTTGCCGATCTTACCATTCGCGCGCCCATTTCAGGCACCGTGCTGCAAGTCACCGCGAGAAAGGGCGACAGAGTGCCGGATTTTTCCGACGCCATTCGCTCTGGCGGACTTGTCACGATCGCCCGGTTTGACCAGTTGGTGATCGATGCCGATGTGGCGGAGAAGGCGGTTGGCGGCCTCGTCTCCGGTCAGGTGGGAGAAGCCACTCTGGACGCTTTTGCCGACAAGCCTTTTGCGGTCGCCGTCCAGCGCATCGCACCAGAGGTCAACAGCGCCAAGGGCACCGTCAGCCTTCGGCTTGTGCCGAAAGATCCGCCGGCAGGCATCCGCCCTGGCATGGCTGCCCGCATTCGCATCACTCTGACCAAACCAGACCCCTCCCCCAACCAGCAACAAGGAACTCAACAGCCATGA
- a CDS encoding AraC family transcriptional regulator codes for MIFVPLSFVVTLPLVILFVLMIWTNEEQPRNWPFLLLILLSAVQSMLIGLRFGYHVQWADVVAPLIASAMPVFVYRGALHFTGSVQKQNLVALMPHALPPAIMLVLLLVPLRQFIDATIILIFIIYAMLILYRVRRGPDELRLASLESAGSAHRALLYSAFVLIFSASLDTLISVNAIFYDAHWMALAATMGSISTLLFLSIAVAVASRSRAAPGSLRGSDDAAQEDENADFQDEEDARTMATIEILMTEKHIYRDLDLNLDRLARKAIIPSREISAAINRSTGKNVSQYVNDYRIAEACERFLTETAPVTTIMFDVGFQTKSNFNREFRRVTGMTPLQWRKARGWRAAGRLARRAGLRMD; via the coding sequence ATGATTTTTGTCCCGCTTTCCTTTGTTGTCACCTTGCCTCTGGTCATCCTGTTTGTCTTGATGATATGGACCAATGAAGAACAGCCACGAAACTGGCCTTTTCTGCTGCTGATCCTGTTGTCGGCGGTTCAATCGATGCTGATCGGTTTGCGCTTCGGCTATCATGTACAATGGGCGGACGTAGTCGCTCCGCTGATCGCAAGTGCAATGCCTGTGTTTGTCTACCGCGGCGCCCTGCATTTTACCGGCTCGGTGCAAAAGCAGAACTTGGTCGCGCTCATGCCGCATGCCCTGCCGCCTGCCATCATGCTGGTTCTGCTGCTGGTTCCTTTGCGACAGTTCATCGACGCAACGATCATTCTGATCTTCATCATCTATGCGATGCTCATCCTTTACAGGGTAAGGCGCGGCCCTGATGAACTTCGCCTTGCCTCGCTGGAGAGCGCAGGCTCGGCACATCGTGCGCTTCTATATAGCGCGTTCGTCCTGATATTCTCGGCCAGCCTTGATACTCTCATCAGTGTCAATGCCATCTTTTACGACGCACACTGGATGGCGCTGGCCGCCACAATGGGCAGCATCAGCACTCTTTTGTTTCTCTCGATTGCGGTTGCAGTCGCCAGCCGTAGCCGCGCGGCACCCGGCTCGCTTCGTGGCTCGGATGACGCGGCGCAAGAGGACGAGAATGCGGACTTCCAAGACGAGGAAGATGCTAGAACCATGGCAACCATCGAAATATTAATGACCGAAAAACATATTTATCGTGATCTGGATCTCAACCTTGATCGCCTTGCGCGAAAAGCCATCATCCCCTCACGAGAGATATCGGCAGCGATTAATCGAAGCACGGGCAAGAATGTCTCACAATATGTCAACGATTACCGCATCGCAGAAGCCTGCGAGCGTTTTCTGACCGAGACGGCGCCAGTAACTACCATCATGTTCGACGTCGGGTTTCAGACCAAATCCAACTTCAACCGAGAATTCCGCCGTGTGACGGGCATGACGCCCTTACAGTGGCGCAAGGCGCGGGGCTGGAGGGCAGCAGGCAGGCTAGCCCGTCGAGCAGGCTTGAGAATGGACTAA
- a CDS encoding LysE family translocator — MTLEQLLIFLPAALLLGASPGANNLLAFISATKAGWLRTAKGIFGRLAAWAVLVVLVSLGLDVLLRASELAFVALKWVGVAYLFYLAWQFWTADVSTEIEAPEVSMLIRREFFTLMGNPKAYLLLTAFIPQFVNDGAALMPQLFVLGALYLLVEGVAALLWVSAGTLVGARALTPLRRRIINRASAGLMGTAALLLARTEKAA; from the coding sequence ATGACGCTAGAACAGCTACTGATCTTCCTTCCGGCGGCGCTGCTTCTAGGTGCCTCACCGGGAGCAAATAACCTTCTGGCCTTCATTTCTGCAACCAAAGCAGGTTGGTTGCGGACCGCTAAGGGTATTTTCGGTCGTCTGGCCGCGTGGGCTGTCCTTGTTGTGTTGGTCTCTCTGGGCCTCGATGTCTTGCTCCGCGCTTCCGAACTCGCCTTTGTCGCGCTGAAGTGGGTCGGCGTTGCGTATCTTTTTTACCTCGCGTGGCAATTCTGGACTGCGGATGTCTCGACCGAGATCGAAGCTCCCGAGGTTTCGATGCTGATACGTCGGGAATTTTTCACGCTGATGGGTAATCCCAAGGCTTACCTCCTACTCACCGCTTTCATTCCGCAATTTGTGAATGATGGCGCTGCGTTAATGCCGCAGCTCTTTGTACTCGGCGCCCTCTATTTGCTGGTCGAAGGCGTGGCCGCGCTGCTGTGGGTGTCGGCAGGAACTCTGGTCGGAGCGCGTGCCCTTACCCCTCTACGGCGCAGGATCATCAACCGCGCCTCGGCTGGTCTGATGGGGACCGCCGCGCTTCTTCTTGCGCGAACGGAAAAGGCCGCTTAG
- a CDS encoding IS481 family transposase encodes MGQVLHGSATTTEAVRRAIQNSQESLRVLSKRYGINQKTVVKWKTRTSQADLRTGPKEPRSTVLSRQEEATIVAFRRHTLLPLDDCLYALQPTIPHLTRSSLHRCLQRHGVSRLPSVEGDKQPKKRFKSYPIGYFHIDIAQVQTAEGKLYLFVAIDRTSKYAFVELYTKAGKMNAAQFLRNLVATVPYTIHTVLTDNGIQFTNRSRDLHEFQHIFDRVCTGNGIEHRLTKVKHPWTNGQVERMNRTIKDATVKRFHYDDHEQLQKHLAVFIDAYNFARRLKTLRGLTPYEFICKKWTEDPERFKMNPIHQIPGPNT; translated from the coding sequence ATGGGCCAAGTTCTACACGGCAGCGCCACGACGACAGAGGCAGTCCGTCGAGCAATACAAAATAGTCAAGAGAGCCTGAGAGTGCTTTCCAAGCGATACGGCATCAATCAGAAAACGGTCGTCAAGTGGAAGACGCGCACCTCACAAGCGGACTTAAGAACCGGACCGAAGGAGCCACGTTCGACTGTGCTTTCGCGGCAAGAAGAAGCGACCATTGTCGCCTTCCGCAGGCATACCTTGTTGCCTCTCGACGACTGCCTTTATGCACTCCAGCCGACAATCCCGCATCTGACGCGCTCTTCACTGCACAGATGCCTGCAACGACACGGAGTTTCGCGACTACCGAGTGTCGAAGGCGACAAGCAGCCAAAGAAGCGTTTCAAGAGCTATCCGATCGGCTATTTCCATATCGATATTGCCCAGGTACAGACAGCTGAAGGCAAGCTCTATCTCTTTGTGGCTATTGACCGGACTTCCAAGTATGCCTTCGTTGAACTCTATACCAAGGCAGGAAAGATGAATGCTGCACAGTTCCTGCGCAATCTGGTCGCCACTGTGCCCTATACCATCCATACTGTTCTGACCGACAATGGCATCCAGTTCACCAATCGGTCTCGCGATCTCCATGAGTTCCAGCACATCTTTGACCGGGTCTGCACTGGAAACGGCATTGAACACCGCCTGACAAAAGTGAAGCACCCATGGACCAACGGTCAGGTCGAGAGGATGAACCGGACTATTAAGGATGCCACCGTCAAACGGTTCCATTACGACGATCACGAGCAACTCCAGAAGCATCTGGCTGTTTTCATAGATGCCTACAACTTCGCTAGACGATTGAAGACGCTAAGGGGCCTGACCCCATACGAATTTATCTGCAAAAAGTGGACAGAGGATCCGGAAAGATTCAAAATGAATCCGATCCATCAAATCCCGGGACCGAACACCTAG